A genomic region of Runella rosea contains the following coding sequences:
- a CDS encoding NUDIX hydrolase, translating to MLDKASYDTQPKCLVALDSIIFGFDGDLLKILLVKRGPNLHADTWSLMGGWLNPNENLEQSAERILFELTGLKGVYLEQLYTFGDINRDPIDRTVSVAYFALINIEHYDSKISQAHFAHWFPVSEMPDELLFDHRQMIDLAIQKLRYKAALHPLGFELLPEKFTIPQLQKLYEAIFQTTFDKRNFSRKILSTHLLVKLKEKQKSSKKGAYLYEVNKEKYNSFSNSFLNFVSNPDF from the coding sequence ATGCTGGATAAAGCATCTTATGACACCCAACCGAAATGCCTTGTTGCGTTGGATTCCATCATTTTCGGTTTTGACGGTGACCTCCTGAAAATTTTGTTGGTAAAACGTGGGCCGAATTTGCACGCTGATACCTGGTCGTTGATGGGCGGTTGGCTGAACCCCAACGAAAATTTGGAACAATCAGCGGAGCGCATTTTGTTTGAGCTGACGGGGCTGAAAGGGGTCTATTTGGAGCAACTTTACACATTTGGCGACATCAACCGCGACCCCATCGACCGAACCGTTTCGGTGGCTTATTTTGCCTTGATAAACATCGAGCACTACGATTCCAAAATTTCGCAGGCTCACTTTGCCCATTGGTTTCCTGTCAGCGAAATGCCCGATGAACTTCTGTTTGACCACCGTCAAATGATAGATTTAGCCATTCAAAAACTTCGTTATAAGGCGGCACTGCACCCGCTTGGCTTTGAACTTTTGCCCGAAAAATTTACGATTCCACAGCTGCAAAAACTGTACGAAGCTATTTTTCAGACGACTTTCGACAAGCGAAATTTTAGCCGTAAAATTCTCTCAACGCACCTACTTGTAAAACTCAAAGAAAAGCAAAAATCCTCTAAGAAAGGCGCTTATCTTTATGAAGTTAACAAAGAGAAGTACAATTCATTCAGCAATTCTTTCCTGAATTTTGTATCAAATCCTGATTTTTAG
- a CDS encoding SusC/RagA family TonB-linked outer membrane protein yields the protein MKRKLHYLLMFVFSFASFLSYAQNVDVKGRVSGNNGEAIYGVNIVVKGSNQGTVTNDKGDYSINVKKGATLTFSYIGFAAKEVTVGNSSVINVTLTTQDNVLNEVVVTALGIKKEKKALGYSVSEIKGEDLTQARTNNMANSLQGKVAGLNISAPASGPAGSTRIVIRGNGSISGNNQPLIVVDGIPVNNDNLGNAGMWGGGDRGDGISSLNPDEIENISVLKGATAAALYGSRASNGAILVTTKGGKAGKGIGVEINSNIVAEDLLINKFENYQYVYGAGNNGVKPTTVQEALTSNSWGAKLDGTSVIQFDGKSRPYSAVKDNMSNFYKTGSTFTNSVALTGATESVTYRFSMNDLNNKSVIPGAGLKRNNFALNVNGNLGKRLSFVSNVKYIIEKATNRPRLSDSPGSATYAINAMPTSLSVAALEESQVTDQNYELTWSDNIYIQNPYYAAAEWKNSDKKNRIIGAFEPRFNITDWLYVKGRLGFDNFNYRYQDITPYGTPFSTRGNYNVSNRNFTETNADLMLGFDKKITDKIGVNVLVGGNQMRQTYLNSNYGSGALNIPFFYDISNGDPSGRGIGEQLIRKRINSVYGSAEFSYNSYLYLTATARNDWFSTLAPGNNSILYPSVGASFVLSEAVKLPSVINYLKLRSSWAQAGGDTDPYNLSLYYGLSGAHLGAPLAQINGGQVPNAALQPLTSTTFEAGFDTRLFNNKVGIDFAYYTRKTTNDIVGATISATSGYGNALFNVGEIENKGIELLINYKVLSGKDFTWDASFNMGYNNSKVVSLYKDLSTIRVDENRTRTAYINHVVGLPYSQVQGFDFKRDAAGNVVHDAQGFPIQGDLKNFGTGVAPLTLGFNNSFRYKGVGFSFLIDGKFGGYIFSGTNSYAYRRGLTVETLEGREGGLVGKGVNEKGEPNSVKVSAQDYASRVANNIATPFVYSSDFLKLRQIIIDYSIPSKVLGRSPFKSASVSIVGRNLLILMKNTPNIDPESTYNNSNAQGLELAGVPVTRTVGLNVNLKF from the coding sequence ATGAAAAGAAAACTACATTATCTTTTGATGTTCGTGTTTTCTTTTGCATCGTTTCTGAGTTATGCTCAGAATGTAGATGTGAAAGGGCGCGTTTCGGGAAATAACGGAGAGGCGATTTACGGCGTAAACATCGTAGTCAAAGGATCTAACCAAGGTACGGTCACCAATGATAAGGGTGATTACAGTATTAACGTTAAAAAAGGAGCCACGCTTACATTCAGTTATATCGGCTTTGCGGCCAAAGAGGTAACCGTTGGCAACAGCTCTGTGATTAACGTTACGCTTACCACACAAGACAATGTGCTGAATGAGGTTGTAGTGACGGCCCTTGGTATCAAAAAAGAGAAAAAAGCGTTGGGCTATTCGGTTTCGGAAATCAAAGGTGAAGACCTTACCCAAGCCCGTACCAACAACATGGCCAATTCTTTGCAAGGTAAAGTGGCGGGTTTAAATATCTCGGCACCAGCTTCGGGGCCAGCAGGTTCAACCCGGATTGTGATTCGTGGAAACGGTTCTATTTCAGGCAATAACCAACCACTTATCGTGGTAGACGGTATTCCAGTCAATAACGATAACCTCGGTAATGCGGGGATGTGGGGTGGTGGCGACCGTGGCGACGGTATCTCTAGCCTTAACCCCGATGAAATTGAGAACATCAGCGTACTGAAAGGCGCAACTGCCGCCGCTCTTTATGGCTCACGTGCTTCTAACGGGGCTATTTTGGTAACCACTAAAGGTGGCAAAGCGGGCAAAGGCATTGGTGTCGAAATCAACAGTAACATCGTGGCAGAAGATTTGCTCATCAATAAATTTGAGAACTATCAGTACGTATACGGTGCTGGTAACAACGGCGTGAAGCCAACTACGGTACAGGAAGCTTTGACCTCCAACAGCTGGGGTGCCAAGTTGGACGGAACGAGCGTGATTCAGTTTGACGGCAAGTCACGTCCCTACTCGGCAGTGAAAGACAACATGTCTAATTTTTATAAAACGGGAAGTACCTTCACCAATTCAGTGGCTTTGACGGGCGCAACCGAAAGCGTAACTTACCGTTTTTCAATGAATGACCTCAACAACAAGAGCGTTATTCCGGGAGCAGGTTTGAAGAGAAACAACTTTGCTTTGAACGTAAACGGAAACTTGGGCAAAAGACTTTCTTTTGTTTCTAACGTAAAATACATCATTGAAAAAGCCACTAACCGTCCGCGTTTGTCTGACTCGCCCGGCAGTGCTACCTACGCTATCAACGCGATGCCGACGTCTCTGAGCGTGGCAGCGTTGGAAGAAAGCCAAGTAACGGACCAAAATTATGAATTGACTTGGTCGGACAACATCTACATTCAAAACCCGTACTACGCGGCGGCTGAGTGGAAAAACTCGGATAAGAAAAACCGTATCATCGGTGCATTTGAGCCTCGTTTCAACATCACCGATTGGTTGTACGTAAAAGGTCGTTTAGGATTTGACAACTTCAATTATCGTTATCAAGACATTACGCCTTACGGAACTCCCTTCTCAACCCGTGGAAATTACAACGTAAGCAACCGTAATTTTACCGAAACCAATGCGGATTTGATGTTGGGTTTTGATAAAAAAATAACGGATAAAATCGGCGTAAATGTGTTGGTTGGTGGTAACCAAATGAGACAGACTTACCTGAACTCAAACTACGGCAGCGGTGCGCTAAACATCCCATTCTTTTATGATATTTCAAACGGAGATCCTTCGGGCCGCGGAATTGGGGAACAACTTATCCGTAAGCGCATCAACTCGGTCTACGGTTCGGCAGAATTTTCTTACAATAGTTATTTATACCTAACGGCTACTGCGCGTAACGATTGGTTCTCAACGTTGGCACCTGGCAACAATAGCATTTTGTACCCGTCAGTAGGTGCAAGTTTTGTACTATCTGAAGCCGTTAAATTGCCGTCGGTGATCAATTACCTCAAATTGCGCTCTTCATGGGCACAGGCGGGTGGCGATACTGACCCTTATAATTTATCGTTGTATTATGGATTGTCGGGTGCTCACTTAGGTGCCCCTCTGGCCCAAATCAACGGTGGGCAAGTGCCAAACGCAGCACTTCAACCGCTTACTTCTACCACGTTTGAAGCTGGATTTGATACCCGTCTTTTCAACAACAAAGTAGGTATTGACTTCGCATATTATACCCGTAAAACCACAAACGACATCGTGGGTGCGACCATTTCGGCTACTTCGGGCTACGGAAATGCGTTGTTTAATGTGGGCGAAATTGAGAACAAAGGAATTGAGTTGCTCATTAACTACAAAGTGTTGAGCGGCAAAGACTTTACTTGGGATGCCTCATTCAACATGGGCTATAATAACAGTAAAGTGGTAAGTCTTTACAAAGATCTGAGCACCATTCGGGTAGACGAAAACCGCACCAGAACGGCTTACATCAACCACGTAGTAGGTTTGCCTTATAGCCAAGTACAAGGCTTTGATTTCAAAAGAGATGCCGCTGGCAATGTCGTACACGATGCACAGGGTTTTCCGATTCAGGGCGACCTCAAAAACTTCGGAACGGGGGTAGCACCTTTGACGCTTGGGTTTAACAATTCATTCCGTTACAAAGGCGTAGGATTCAGCTTCTTGATAGATGGTAAATTCGGTGGGTACATATTCTCGGGAACCAACTCGTATGCTTACCGCAGAGGTTTGACCGTTGAAACGCTGGAAGGCCGTGAAGGTGGATTGGTTGGAAAAGGTGTAAATGAAAAAGGGGAGCCTAACTCGGTTAAAGTATCGGCTCAGGATTATGCATCTCGTGTAGCCAACAACATCGCTACACCTTTTGTATACAGCTCAGACTTCCTCAAACTTCGTCAAATCATTATTGATTACAGCATTCCTTCAAAAGTATTGGGACGCTCTCCGTTTAAGAGTGCTTCGGTTTCTATTGTGGGCCGTAACTTGTTGATTCTGATGAAGAATACCCCTAACATTGACCCTGAGTCGACGTATAACAACTCAAACGCCCAAGGGCTTGAATTGGCGGGTGTACCAGTCACAAGAACGGTTGGTTTGAACGTTAACTTGAAATTTTAA
- a CDS encoding RagB/SusD family nutrient uptake outer membrane protein, translating to MKQYKLLVASLIAATVVVTSCNDDFVNTQPLNELSENAVWTDAALAEAFVSEIYAGFGNGGFDEQMLASLTDETIFTHPGRGITTITEGRSNPADIGWVNNTISWQQMYLRIRSCNLALKNLASPKFTNTGNIVERLTGETKFMRAYFYHQLARYYGGVPLVDRPYDLGEADYMATRNTWAETVAFIVKDLDEAAALLKGKSMAAGRATEAAALALKARMLTYDASDLHDATKMKAKSTVLSSFTKPELVANVTGSQADRWQKAKAAAKAVLDLPGYGNLLNLTAPVSAQQGTTNYMNNSLSRNGGQNELLMARYFINAKQENGGRQGLFNGPNGYNNWAGNTPIQVMVDDYEMMDGTKFDWKNPAQASDPYANRDPRFYASILTEGSPWKVRSNANLPRDPASQIQTGRYEIVNASGAKVTHFGLDTRQSPIEDWNGSYTGYYIRKFTDPNPAIVDQNTWQEVPWPILRYTEMVFNYAEACIELGQDEEARNWLNKIRFRAGMPAITESGDALRQRFRNEKRIEMYLEEQRFHDARRWMIAPTTLGRKANGISIVGTLKPGKTVSLYKYDKENYNYTYTVFEIDPGKENRSWADKLYYLPIDRNEMNRNTKLVQNPGY from the coding sequence ATGAAACAGTACAAACTCTTAGTCGCTTCCCTTATTGCTGCGACGGTAGTTGTTACCAGTTGTAACGACGATTTTGTTAACACACAACCCCTAAACGAACTTTCAGAAAATGCCGTTTGGACGGATGCCGCGCTTGCCGAAGCATTTGTTTCTGAAATTTATGCAGGCTTCGGAAACGGTGGTTTTGACGAACAAATGTTGGCTTCATTAACCGACGAAACCATCTTTACTCACCCAGGTCGCGGTATTACGACCATCACTGAGGGCCGTTCAAACCCCGCCGACATCGGTTGGGTAAACAACACCATCAGCTGGCAGCAAATGTACCTGCGTATTCGCTCGTGTAACCTTGCCCTCAAAAATCTCGCCAGCCCTAAGTTTACAAACACGGGTAACATCGTAGAGCGTTTGACGGGTGAGACCAAATTTATGCGTGCTTATTTTTACCATCAGTTGGCCCGCTACTACGGCGGCGTACCTTTGGTAGATCGTCCGTATGATTTGGGTGAAGCCGATTACATGGCTACTCGTAATACTTGGGCTGAGACAGTCGCTTTTATTGTCAAAGATTTGGACGAAGCCGCTGCGCTCTTAAAGGGTAAAAGCATGGCTGCTGGCCGTGCCACTGAAGCCGCTGCTTTGGCGCTTAAAGCACGTATGTTAACGTACGATGCCAGCGATTTGCACGATGCTACCAAGATGAAAGCAAAATCTACAGTACTTTCTTCTTTCACAAAACCTGAATTAGTAGCAAACGTGACAGGCTCGCAGGCCGACCGTTGGCAAAAAGCAAAAGCTGCCGCTAAAGCAGTTTTGGATTTGCCAGGCTACGGTAACTTGTTGAATTTGACTGCACCCGTCTCTGCTCAACAGGGAACAACCAACTACATGAACAACTCATTGTCGCGCAATGGCGGTCAAAACGAGTTGCTGATGGCGCGTTATTTTATCAACGCAAAACAAGAAAACGGCGGACGTCAAGGACTTTTCAATGGTCCTAACGGCTACAACAACTGGGCAGGTAATACCCCTATCCAAGTAATGGTTGATGATTACGAAATGATGGACGGAACCAAGTTTGACTGGAAAAACCCTGCACAAGCTTCTGATCCATACGCAAATCGTGACCCTCGTTTCTATGCGTCTATCTTGACCGAAGGTTCACCTTGGAAAGTGCGTAGCAATGCCAACTTACCCCGTGACCCTGCAAGCCAAATCCAAACGGGTCGTTACGAAATCGTAAACGCTTCTGGTGCTAAAGTAACCCACTTTGGTTTGGATACTCGCCAAAGCCCAATCGAAGACTGGAACGGAAGCTATACTGGTTATTATATCCGTAAATTTACCGATCCAAACCCTGCCATCGTTGACCAAAATACGTGGCAAGAGGTACCTTGGCCTATCTTGCGCTACACTGAGATGGTTTTCAACTACGCCGAAGCTTGTATTGAGCTAGGTCAGGACGAAGAAGCCCGTAATTGGTTGAACAAGATTCGTTTCCGTGCTGGTATGCCCGCTATTACTGAGTCAGGAGATGCGCTGAGACAACGTTTCCGCAACGAAAAACGCATTGAAATGTACTTGGAAGAGCAGCGTTTCCATGATGCTCGCCGCTGGATGATTGCTCCTACTACCTTAGGACGCAAAGCCAACGGTATCAGCATCGTAGGTACACTCAAACCTGGCAAAACAGTTAGTCTTTATAAATACGATAAAGAAAACTACAACTACACTTACACAGTATTTGAAATTGACCCAGGTAAGGAAAACCGCAGCTGGGCTGATAAACTGTACTATTTACCAATTGACCGGAACGAAATGAACCGGAACACTAAATTGGTTCAAAATCCAGGTTATTAA
- a CDS encoding SusC/RagA family TonB-linked outer membrane protein — translation MKQKLLLLFVCLWANLSLFAQERTVSGQIKDPTGAPLPGVSILVKGTTKGTNSDADGNFKIGMAPGSTLVLSAIGFAKQEITPSGVTVNVTMQQDVAALSEVVVVGYGTQKKETVTGSVVSVKGTDLVKSPAANLSNSLAGRLPGVTAVNRSGLPGGDGSAIRIRGSNTLNNNGALIVIDGIPNRAGGLDRINPADIESISVLKDAAAAIYGSRAANGVILITTKRGKTGKPELSYSLNQGWSNPTVIPKLTNAAQYTSMLNDLDIYQLPVSEWAAANQAYKTTGSFTRPNGTVRNAPFSPQAIQKYADGSDPWNYPNTDWYGSTLKNWSPQVRHNLQLNGGTENFSYLASLGYQNQDANYIQSSTGYKQYDMRLNFDAKINKYVTMTLGVVGRQEARRYSTQSPGAIFRMLMRGKPQEPAFWPDGRPGPDIENGQNPVVITTDLAGYDRDTRNYFQSNGQLDIKIPGVEGLKLSMNAAVDNLAQNNKTWLIPWTLYQKGSGVDANGNPNLVPARRGPADPSLNQVNINQLNILLGTVLSYDKTIGNHTFNLLAGTNRETIKGDNFSAFRRFFLSTALDQMFAGGDLQRNNNGGAFETARINYFGRVGYNFKEKYLAEFLWRYDGSDIFPEETRYGFFPGIMAGWVVSEEEFFKKALPAVNFLKLRGSIGQLGNDQIPSYQYLSTYGFRSYILGNAETKTLFEARIPNTQITWEVATNSNLGLEGQMFNGNVFFEFDVFSNKRTNILWTKNASVPQSTGLTLPRQNLGEVLNKGWEFNIGYRNQKDGFKYNVSVNGGYAQNKILFWDEAPGAPAWQQTTGKPMFTYQTYLYDGVFKDQAAIDANTIDYKAIVNTLRPGDMKYKDYNGDGKITPDDQVRNNFTNIPLFTGGVNLSASYRNFDLTVLIQGAAGAKQFVSAAEMGNIGNYLLDMYENRWTIDNPSDKHPRIANRNDQYFSGGNDYWLRDADYLRLKNLEVGYNIPSTLVKKIGMNTLRVYFNGLNLFTVDKLKVFDPETDNSTGQYYPQQKILNVGLVAAF, via the coding sequence ATGAAGCAGAAATTACTACTGCTATTCGTCTGTCTCTGGGCGAATTTGAGCTTGTTCGCTCAAGAACGAACAGTGTCGGGTCAGATCAAAGACCCTACCGGTGCACCACTACCCGGGGTAAGTATTTTGGTCAAAGGTACGACCAAAGGTACCAACTCTGACGCAGATGGGAACTTTAAAATTGGGATGGCTCCTGGAAGTACGCTGGTTCTCAGTGCCATCGGCTTTGCCAAACAGGAAATTACACCTTCGGGCGTTACCGTAAATGTTACCATGCAGCAAGATGTTGCCGCACTGAGTGAGGTAGTTGTGGTAGGTTATGGTACCCAAAAGAAAGAAACCGTTACGGGTTCTGTGGTATCGGTCAAAGGAACCGACTTGGTAAAATCACCAGCGGCCAACCTTTCCAACTCTCTTGCTGGACGCTTACCAGGGGTAACTGCCGTAAACCGCAGCGGTTTGCCAGGTGGTGACGGCTCTGCCATCAGAATCCGGGGTTCAAATACATTGAACAACAACGGTGCACTTATCGTAATCGACGGTATCCCTAACCGTGCTGGTGGTCTTGACCGTATCAACCCTGCCGACATCGAGAGCATCTCTGTATTGAAAGATGCAGCAGCAGCTATCTATGGTTCACGGGCGGCCAACGGGGTTATTCTGATTACGACCAAGCGTGGTAAGACAGGTAAGCCTGAGTTGTCGTACTCGCTCAACCAAGGTTGGTCAAACCCGACTGTTATTCCTAAGTTGACAAATGCTGCACAATATACAAGTATGCTCAACGACTTGGACATTTATCAACTTCCAGTATCTGAATGGGCTGCTGCCAACCAAGCTTACAAAACAACGGGCTCATTTACCCGCCCCAACGGTACCGTACGTAACGCTCCGTTTTCTCCCCAAGCTATTCAGAAATACGCTGACGGCTCCGACCCATGGAACTACCCCAACACTGACTGGTACGGTTCTACCCTCAAAAACTGGTCGCCACAGGTACGTCACAACCTCCAACTTAACGGAGGAACCGAAAACTTCTCTTATTTGGCTTCATTGGGTTACCAAAACCAAGATGCTAACTACATCCAGTCGTCTACGGGTTACAAGCAGTACGATATGCGTTTGAACTTTGACGCAAAAATCAACAAGTACGTAACCATGACTTTAGGCGTAGTAGGTCGTCAGGAAGCGCGTCGTTATTCTACACAATCTCCTGGTGCTATCTTCCGGATGTTGATGCGCGGAAAACCCCAAGAGCCTGCTTTCTGGCCTGATGGCCGTCCTGGTCCAGACATCGAAAACGGACAAAACCCTGTGGTAATCACGACTGACTTGGCTGGTTATGACCGCGACACCCGCAATTATTTCCAATCAAACGGTCAGCTTGACATCAAAATTCCAGGCGTAGAAGGCTTGAAATTGAGCATGAATGCCGCTGTTGACAACTTAGCCCAAAATAACAAAACGTGGTTGATTCCATGGACGCTTTACCAAAAAGGTTCGGGAGTAGATGCCAATGGCAATCCAAATCTTGTTCCTGCCCGTAGAGGTCCTGCTGATCCAAGCTTGAACCAAGTGAATATCAATCAGCTTAACATCTTGTTGGGTACGGTGCTTTCTTATGATAAAACCATTGGTAATCACACCTTCAACTTGTTGGCTGGTACAAACCGCGAAACCATCAAAGGCGATAACTTCTCGGCCTTCCGTCGTTTCTTCCTTTCGACTGCCCTCGACCAGATGTTTGCGGGTGGTGACTTGCAACGTAACAACAACGGTGGTGCGTTTGAAACAGCTCGTATTAACTACTTCGGTCGTGTAGGTTATAACTTCAAAGAGAAGTACCTCGCCGAGTTCTTGTGGCGTTATGATGGTTCAGACATATTCCCTGAAGAAACCCGTTACGGCTTCTTCCCAGGAATTATGGCAGGTTGGGTTGTATCAGAAGAAGAATTCTTTAAAAAAGCACTCCCTGCGGTTAATTTCTTAAAATTGCGCGGTTCAATCGGCCAATTGGGTAATGACCAAATTCCTTCGTATCAGTACCTTTCAACTTACGGATTCAGAAGCTATATCTTAGGAAATGCTGAAACAAAAACGTTGTTTGAAGCACGTATCCCAAACACCCAAATTACTTGGGAAGTAGCTACCAACTCTAACTTAGGTTTGGAAGGACAGATGTTTAACGGTAACGTTTTCTTTGAATTTGACGTATTCTCAAACAAGCGTACCAACATTCTTTGGACCAAAAACGCTTCAGTACCTCAAAGTACAGGTTTGACTCTTCCACGTCAAAACTTGGGAGAAGTGCTAAACAAGGGATGGGAATTTAACATCGGTTACCGTAACCAAAAAGATGGCTTTAAGTATAATGTAAGCGTGAACGGTGGATATGCTCAAAACAAAATTTTGTTCTGGGATGAAGCTCCGGGAGCACCTGCATGGCAGCAAACAACGGGCAAGCCGATGTTTACATACCAAACTTACCTCTACGACGGGGTGTTTAAAGATCAAGCCGCCATCGATGCCAACACCATCGATTACAAGGCAATCGTAAACACGCTCCGCCCTGGCGACATGAAGTACAAAGATTACAACGGTGACGGAAAAATTACTCCTGATGACCAAGTACGTAACAACTTCACCAACATTCCTTTGTTTACGGGTGGAGTTAACCTCTCGGCTAGCTACCGCAACTTTGACTTGACCGTCCTTATCCAAGGAGCAGCCGGAGCAAAGCAATTTGTAAGTGCCGCAGAGATGGGTAATATCGGTAACTACTTGTTGGATATGTACGAAAATCGTTGGACAATCGACAATCCAAGCGACAAGCACCCACGCATTGCCAACCGTAACGACCAGTATTTTTCTGGTGGCAACGACTACTGGCTCAGAGATGCTGACTATCTCCGCTTGAAAAACTTGGAAGTTGGATACAATATTCCTTCTACTTTGGTGAAGAAAATCGGAATGAACACGCTTCGCGTATATTTCAATGGTTTAAACCTTTTTACGGTTGATAAGTTAAAGGTATTTGACCCCGAAACAGATAACTCTACTGGACAGTATTATCCTCAGCAAAAAATCCTGAACGTAGGTCTTGTTGCGGCATTCTAA
- the rimK gene encoding 30S ribosomal protein S6--L-glutamate ligase, with the protein MKIAVLSTNPKLYSTKRLVEAIRTHGHEALVINHALCHVMIEEEKPVILYKNKAVEGIDAIIPRIGASVTDYGCAVVRQFEMMKVFTTVKSQAIMRSRNKLRSLQILSKAGVQIPKTVFANQTKDIDSLIHLVGGPPVIIKLLEGTQGVGVVLAESESAAKSTIEAFYGLKTNVLIQEYIKESKGADIRAFVVGNKIVAAMKRQGKAGDFRSNLHRGGKATPILLTQQEEKAALQAAKALGVRVAGVDMILSNRGPMIMEVNSSPGLEGIENCTGVNVADLIVSFIEEKIPADENDTIGV; encoded by the coding sequence ATGAAAATTGCTGTTCTTTCTACCAACCCCAAATTATACTCTACCAAACGTTTGGTAGAGGCCATTCGTACGCATGGGCACGAAGCGCTCGTAATCAATCACGCGTTGTGCCATGTGATGATTGAAGAAGAAAAACCCGTCATTTTATACAAAAACAAAGCGGTTGAAGGCATCGACGCGATTATTCCACGAATTGGAGCTTCGGTCACCGACTATGGGTGCGCGGTAGTGCGGCAATTCGAAATGATGAAAGTATTTACTACCGTCAAATCTCAGGCCATCATGCGCTCGCGCAACAAGTTGAGAAGCTTGCAAATCCTTTCAAAAGCGGGCGTTCAAATTCCTAAAACTGTTTTTGCTAATCAGACAAAAGACATTGACAGCCTCATTCACTTGGTGGGCGGGCCGCCCGTTATTATTAAATTATTGGAAGGAACTCAGGGAGTAGGAGTGGTTTTGGCGGAGTCGGAAAGCGCCGCAAAATCAACAATTGAAGCTTTTTATGGGCTTAAAACCAACGTTTTGATTCAGGAATACATCAAAGAGTCCAAGGGGGCTGACATCAGAGCGTTTGTGGTTGGCAACAAAATTGTTGCTGCCATGAAGCGTCAAGGCAAAGCAGGGGATTTTCGTTCCAACCTCCACCGGGGTGGCAAAGCAACCCCGATTTTATTGACGCAACAGGAAGAAAAAGCCGCTCTTCAGGCCGCAAAAGCCTTGGGGGTGCGCGTGGCAGGGGTAGACATGATTCTGTCGAATCGCGGGCCGATGATTATGGAAGTCAATTCGTCGCCTGGTTTGGAAGGAATCGAAAATTGTACGGGCGTCAATGTTGCCGACTTGATTGTGTCGTTTATTGAAGAGAAAATACCCGCCGACGAAAACGATACCATCGGCGTATAG
- a CDS encoding ATP-dependent zinc protease family protein yields MKPARIVNRNISIKGEIRVIGRTDSVDFPDLGLADVRAKIDTGAYTSSIHCYNIKLTKEKLVFYLPAHKGEKRKRFVAKTFELKSIKNSFGQTEMRYVIKTRIVIFGKAFQAEFSLADREKMRYPVLLGRKLLRNRFLVDVSLEDLSLSQKRTAAESVLH; encoded by the coding sequence ATGAAACCTGCGAGAATAGTCAATAGGAATATCTCCATCAAGGGAGAAATACGGGTGATAGGTCGTACCGACAGTGTAGATTTTCCCGATTTGGGCTTGGCGGATGTTCGCGCCAAAATAGATACGGGGGCTTATACTTCTTCCATCCACTGTTATAATATAAAATTGACGAAAGAGAAACTTGTCTTCTATTTGCCAGCGCATAAGGGAGAAAAACGAAAACGGTTTGTGGCTAAAACATTTGAGCTGAAATCCATCAAAAATTCATTTGGACAAACTGAAATGCGTTATGTAATCAAAACGCGGATTGTGATTTTTGGCAAAGCTTTTCAAGCAGAATTTTCCTTGGCAGACCGTGAAAAAATGCGCTACCCTGTATTGCTGGGGCGAAAACTTCTACGAAATCGTTTTTTAGTGGATGTCTCATTAGAAGACCTTTCTCTCTCCCAAAAAAGAACCGCTGCTGAGTCGGTATTGCATTAA